GAAGGTGTAAACAGACTGGgactattttgtttgatatgtttGTTTGATATGTATCTGTAGGGTTCCATTAAGGTCACTGAGTCTTCAGCTCAACCACTTGAGTTATGGGAAATGTCTCCACATCTTCCTCTGAAATGCTGGTCTGACTGCCCTAATCAGTGAAGATTGTATTGAGTTGGGCCCCAATGCCATGATGGGGGTAGGAATCATAGGACATATCTATGGGAACATCATAGCGGGGTGTACCAGCCTGAAAGGGAGTTGAATGTACATGCCCTGAGCTTAGACTAGCAGAGGGGTAATGTGGCATGAAACTGTAGGATTTATCCAGGTCAGGGGAGGCATCTTGCTTCAAGGAGAAGTTCCCACTGATGCTCAGGGGTGGAGTAAGTGGGCCCTCATAAGGTGGTGTACCGCAGTCAGGTGGGTGGCTCCCAAAGGATGATTCTCCCAAACTCTTGAATACTGGGGGTTTGAGATTAATAAGATGTGTTTCCATATGGCCATAAGGAGGGCTGGGGAGCCCAGGAGACTGATAGTTGAAGTTGTGGACAGAGATGGCAGAGTCACAAATAGGAGATTTCTCCTCACACTTCTCCAGGAGAACAGACTGAGAGCCCAACTGGAGGCATCCAGCCACCAGGTTGCTTGTGGGCTGAGAGAGCCCTTTACAGAGCATCTCCACAAAGCCCTTCCCTTCAGGTGTCTGTCCAGTTTCTAGGACCTCAGACAACGCCCAAATATAGTTCCTGGCCAGTCTAAGAGTCTCTATCTTGGAGAGCTTTTGGGTCTTAGAGTAGCACGGCATGACCCTCCTCAGGTTGTCCAGGGCATCGTTCAGGCCATGCATCCGGGTCCGTTCCCTAGCATTAGCCTTGACTCTTCGAGCCCTGAATCTCTCAAGGCGAGCTTTCgtcatcttctttttcttgggaCCTCTTCTCTTAGGCTTCTCcccatcttcttcctcctcttcttcctcctcaatACTGTCATGCTCTTCAGCTAAGCTGCCAGGCATCCCATAAGCAGCTggtcttctctcctcctcctttatcTCATTCTGAGAAGCCGGACCTTTGTCCATCCAAGATGGTGTGTTGACCAACTCTGTCATCTCCTTGGGTTTCACATAAGATTTTGCCATTTCCAgactctggaaaaggaaacagcaATGGTTAGTGCCTGTGAACATCTGATTtgatttaaaactaaattttctttttatgtcttagATGTAAAGCACAGAATTTGTATTGGAATTCAACTTATAATTATCTAGCCCAGGTTCTCCATTGTAAATAActaatctagggcttccctggtggcgcagtggttgagagtccgcctgccgatgcaggggacacaggttcgtgccccggtccgggaaggtcccacgtgccgcggagcggctggacccgtgagccatggccgctgagcctgtgctccgcaacgggagaggccacagcagcgagaggcccgcttaccgcaaaaataaataaataaataaataagtaagtaaataaataactaatctAAACTCAGATAAATGCCCAGGACACTCACTTAACTATAGCATTTATAAGAAAATCAACTATAGGAAAAGGAAATTGACTTGATTATCCATTGCAGAGTCAATACCCAACTGTTTTTATTCTCAGGTTCTTTATCTCATGGATATTTTATGCAAAAACCActcaaaacatgtttttctttttttcccagaattCAGATCATAAAAGGAAATAGCTAAGGTGAGCATATAAATTATTGTCCAAATAGAGAAACTTCTGATATTACATAATAATATGTAAACAATAATTGTAatattgcaaaattttaaaagaacatcaaACAATCACATAAGAAAACTGTTATATAACTataccacaaaataaatgaaaaagtgtaATGAGATCATTCAGACTTTGTACATGTTCTCCAAAGGACTACTCAATCTCTATTTAGAGACACATATACATCTGACTCTTAACATCCCTTGTTTCCTACTGACTCTGCTGGTACACAACATGATCATGAAATATTTCTCTCACCATcaccattttgtttttcagtaagcACCTTGTGGTCTGTCTAGTGTTCGTGGTGTTAGAGGTGTTAGTAACATGGTGTCTAGAAAGCATCAGGAAAAGAGAGGAGGTCACCACTGGTTATCTTTCAAATCCACCCATATGTTAAAAGTGAGAACTCTTCATTGAACACACATCTCACACCCTCAGACAAGAATACAGCAGCAGCTCGAATTACAAGCCAGAAGTCTGCCAAAcctatttaagattattttagtgCAACTATTAtaagatttcattaaaaatggaaaatctggaaCAGATTTTAAACTTCACAGAACATAGTGACTGCAAACATAGCGCAGACTATTTCAGACAAACATGCAAATAGTCGGACTAACTCACTTGCCTAACAGATACTGTTTAGTCAGaattttctatgaaaaatttGCAATTGTAAAACTTATTTGAAAACCAAAAGAGCCTGGTGGTTTAGTCAATATTTTGCATTCAATTCTGGAAGCGCTTGAATTGTTTTGAGATTTGTTGAGAGATTCGTAGGTATACAATTTACCAAGTAAAAGTATCTGATAAACTCCATCGGGGCATCCCAGTTCCACCAGCTAGTCTTTGAAATGTTAAACCCTTCGTCACCTTTGTATATTAGAAAGGGGAGAGCATGATAAATGTTTTTTGATCCTTGAGTCTCAAATCAATGAATGCAGGAATTAGtacatagcttttaaaaatataaatatatgatttgACTTGTTTCTGGTaatctgagcttgttttccttgTAACCTCATTTACCTCCTATAAATAATTAATGTGACTGCATTGCAAAAACAGCCTAGGTTCATGTTAATCAGCACGGAAATCATGTCAGCTTGACTTACTCACTTAATAAGGCTTCCTGGGTAAGCAGCTTGATTGAAAACACACATTGGAACCTATTGGTCAACCGGCTAGCCAGGCCAAGTCAGAAAATCCCACTTTTAATATGGATGATGGAGCTTGTGTGCTGAGCTGCACTTCTAACGCAGGCAGATATCCAGAGGGAGGGTGAAAGACCTAATTAACTTTCTGTTAAAGTAACACAGACCTTTCAGAGGCAGGTGCACTCCGAGGCCAAAGAGGATGGAGTGGGCTTGGGAAACCTAATGTTCCACACGCCATTATAATAACATTTGTGTAGTCTTAGAGCAAAACTTTAAGGGAAAAGGGGATTGTTATGTTCATTTTATGGTCGAGGTCACTGCAGGTCAGGTAAATTAAGTACTGGAAATGCTAAGACATACAGCAGGTAGAGCAGGACCTAACACCAGTTCTTCTGATTCCAAATACTaggttttatgcttttttttctcctttttattttcatcacagctctggggaagaaagaaaggcacTTTGACTTCAGGAGATGTGGATCAGTAGAGCAAGTCACCAGGAAACGATCCTCATCCAAAGGGAGGCTAGTTTAAGTGTTCTCTGCTTTTTAACTCTCATATTCCAGGATTCCTTCctctttcaaattgttttcttgttgctttcattcatttattcccccctcttttttttactctgtttccttctcctttgCCTCTCCCTTCTGTTTCTCTCATCTCCTCTTCACTGTCATCATTATCACTGGGTCGTACATACATGCGTGGaaaggagagcaggagaggaaaggagagtcCCCTGAATTGCCCCTGAAACTCAATACCAACCTAGCCTCTGCATTTGAGCTTTTTTATCATCCCCACCTCCGTACCTCTGGACACTAGCCAAGCTCTGTCAATCCTCCCGTCTATCACGAAGTGGGATTAAGAGAACAGAGTAGACTACCCTTTGCCTTTAACGCAACGTGATGGTTTCTGTAAGAGTCAAAGAGCTGCTTTCAAATCAGATTTACAGCaggtataaaggaaaaaaaccaaatgacTTTGGCTAAAACAATATAAAAGGCAACCAGTTTTCGTCTTTGTTCTCTTACTAACCATGGAAAGGATGTAGATGGCTCCAGtttaactttctcttttcccATAGGTACTGGTCCCTTAGCTCTGAGGGAATCCCATGAATATGTAGCGTAGTTTCAAAAGCATGGAAGCTGGAATAATGCACATTCTAATCCCAGTTCTTTTTATTCCTAGTTGTTGGTCTCAAACACATTATATCAGCTCTCTGATCTTTCATTTACTCTTTGATAAAATAGGGATACGATATATTTTATGTGGTTTTGCAAGTCAGAAATATGAGAAAGGATTTTGTAAACTTTAAATGCTATAAAACACTATCCATATTAGTCTTCTGTTTAGTCTTGGGTTTTCTTATCTAACTCATTCACACATTCgcttattcaaaaataaaaattatttctcatggGTGAATAATAAAAGGACACTGTATTAATTACTGTGCCTCTTATCTGTTTGGAACCTCCTCTGATTGGCTCAGAAGATCATCTGATAATTGCCTAATAACCTTCCCTTTTCCCCAATGTGGCTAGACAGCACAGACCCTGGAGTCAGATTACCTGAGTTCAAATTTCAGCTCATTTGCTTACTAggtatgtgaccttaggcaagcttcataatctttctgtgcctcagtctcctcctctttaaaataggaataatcgTAGCCCTACCTCACCAGATTATTGTGAGCATAAAATGAACTAATACATTTAAAGACTTTGAATAGTGCCAGACATCATAAATGCCATGTAAGTGTTAGGTATTTTGTTCCTAAAGTTCACCATGAGTTTTTCTGGCCAGGTGGACACAATAGGTGTAATTACACTCTATGTTTAATGTTGATTTTATGCCAGCAAGAGCCGATGGCTCCATCTCAACAGCCATTTCAAAAAATTCCCTGATAAACCCACTCCCCCAACCTCCTAATGAAATTAAATACGAGAGCTCCTGTTCTGTTACAAAGGGTGAGGAAACAGAGCTCTATCAGCTGCCTCTACTGGGTTGACTAAAACTCTTCCACCAGATTCCAGAAGGAAGTTAGCCTCTTGCATCCTGTTTTATAACTGGGAGACAGCAGTTGGCTGGACTCCTCCTCAGTCGTATGAATTTTCAGGGTCATGACGTTTCTGGTGGAATACAGACCATGCTTGGCACTTggacatttttccttttgtctctgcttAAACAATATTGGGGATAAGATTTTCCTACCAGAATCAGGAGCCAGAGCTCAGAGGAGAAAGATGAAGAGTCTCTCAAATAGAAGTAAAAGCTAGGACTCctcagagataaagaaaaaaacctttcctTTGACTTTTTCCACCTAAATATCTTCAATGCGttaaaaagttagcagaagaaaaataaaaaaagataaacatccAGTTTTCGATTTGAGAGTTGTAAGTATGTGTGATGCACTTCTGAGTTTTGATCAAGGAAACCAACTTGGCTCTCTCTAGAACAGGTACCATTTCTACCATGGATCTCAGCCTGTGAATGAATCAACTCAGGTGTATTGAAAGAAGCATAAAACTGAAACCCTGTTCCATCACTCACGTATTATATGagcacagaaaaattattttaattattttacccttggggcaaaatggaaataatatttttgccTTTCATGTCTCATTTAGAAGCTTTTATGAAAGCAAGTACTTTGTAAAGTTATTATGGAAATGTAAGGGTTGGCAACTTTGATAGAAGCTGTACGGGAAAGTCTGTAGCACTATTGCACAAAGTATCCTGATACACCATTTTTAGGTTTCCCCAATTCCTAGAAAAGAAATTAGCTCTCAAAATATACATGAAGCACATTCCAGTATGACCAAAGTCGATGAATACTGGCTCTGGAGGCACAATACGGGCCCCCCTGCAACCCCCAAACACATTCGGATCCTATaaagctcattttattttttaatcttggaATTTAGATTTCCTTATGTATCTACACTTTATAACAGAATTTCCCCCCTTTTTAAGGATCCTTCTGTGAAATTTTAAGTTTAGCCAATTCTctcaaattcaaaatttttttccacatttttttctttttttaaaaatctgttctggaaaaaaatgtttgctgaggCAATGATTATGGCGACCCCATAATTTCATCACTAGGGCTGAGGTCACTGGGCATACTACTGTGTGGGGCTGTCCTGGAATTCATCCTACACTTTTACTAATTTTTGAGTTGTTGTGGAGAAGTTTCAATTGACGAATAAGTGAGTAAGGAGcttttgcatgtgtgtttgtggtgaTTAGACAGTGTCTTTCCTCTCAAAAGCTGATTGTACTAACTTCACCTCCTGATCCTATGACTAAATCCTAAATACAACAGGAAGGGGACTATTCAGCCCAGGTTCTAGGGAATCTAAGCATCAGAGAGACTGAATGCCTTGCTTGGATTTACAAAGTCTGCACTGAAGACAGAATGCAGACCAGGGTGCTCATAAGTTGTGCTGCCTGGAAACAGCCATTAGGCTGTTCTGTGCTCTTCCTATTCAAACTTTTACATGCTCCACTTTCCTTGTTGATTAatacctgtacacacacacacacacaccccttatcCAGCATAGACATGTCATACTTTAGTTTTCATAGCCTCAGATCCTAACCGTGAACTTTGCAAACAGAAGTTACTCAATCCTTCAGTTTTCCCTCCTTGTTCTTCAGCATTTCATCTCTGGTCCCTCTGTCAAAAAATGAGGGaggcattttacatttattattatttttctgaacaCATTTTTAGGGGTGGGTGAATGACGAGAGGcagaggaggcaaaaatatatatggaCAATCTTTCTCTTCTGATTTCCCATCTGAAAGcgctgaggaaaagaaaaggtccCACCACTGATGCCAAATGTCTAAGGATTTTTAGCAGAGAAAATGGGGGCAATGGCGAGAATATGCCCCATGGCTTTCCAACatcttttctcattcccttttctATTGTCATTTCCTTACGCACCCCACCCCCTTCACTCTTTGCAGAGCCAAAACAACTGTAAGCAGAGTGGTGGATTAGGTCAATTCTTTCAACGTATTTGGTAAGCCACCTCAGGAAAGCAGTTAAACTTTTTGGCCCTTTTCTTCAGCATTAATAAAATGGAAGAATGGGCTTGACAGCAATGGGAGGATAATTTgtaatctctattttataaaaatgattgaGAGTATCTGAGTTTCACTTTGAGTGACAGGTGCTATGGGAATTAGTGACATTATTACAATTTTAATATCTGTCCCTAAGTGTTCtggctctctctgcttctctattCAAGTTTCCAAAATCCTGCTCCCTCCTTATTTAGCCCAGAAGAGACTTACCTCACACCAACTACTCCTCTAGGTCTGCAGGAACTACCCACAGAAACTTTAGTAGTCCCCATACCACCCCATCCGCTGGCTCACCTCTGTCAGTGGCAGTCCCTGGCGTGAACTCTGTGAATCTGTGTCCTGGAGGAGACTCAGAGAAGCCAAGTCTCCCTTACCATCCAGATCATAGGAGGAGGTGCTTTTAGCGATCCATGTTAAACCC
The Globicephala melas chromosome 10, mGloMel1.2, whole genome shotgun sequence genome window above contains:
- the NEUROD4 gene encoding neurogenic differentiation factor 4, whose amino-acid sequence is MAKSYVKPKEMTELVNTPSWMDKGPASQNEIKEEERRPAAYGMPGSLAEEHDSIEEEEEEEEDGEKPKRRGPKKKKMTKARLERFRARRVKANARERTRMHGLNDALDNLRRVMPCYSKTQKLSKIETLRLARNYIWALSEVLETGQTPEGKGFVEMLCKGLSQPTSNLVAGCLQLGSQSVLLEKCEEKSPICDSAISVHNFNYQSPGLPSPPYGHMETHLINLKPPVFKSLGESSFGSHPPDCGTPPYEGPLTPPLSISGNFSLKQDASPDLDKSYSFMPHYPSASLSSGHVHSTPFQAGTPRYDVPIDMSYDSYPHHGIGAQLNTIFTD